From Neobacillus sp. PS2-9, the proteins below share one genomic window:
- a CDS encoding transposase, giving the protein MSREKRVWINYRFYHIVCRGNRRDPLFRNASDFEAFLHILHQLHKKYPFEIAAYCLMTNHYHLQIRSQEVSFSKVMGLINKRYANYYNTKYRLTGHVFEKRFHDSVIADKEGMLEVSRYIHSTPVKAKMVNKPEYYPWSSYPLYKNTVSTVPIFMNMGSLLNYYEGSEEQKKEKYCHGDSPPVL; this is encoded by the coding sequence ATGTCACGTGAAAAAAGAGTATGGATCAATTACCGTTTTTACCACATTGTCTGTCGGGGGAATCGCCGGGATCCCTTGTTTCGCAACGCCTCCGACTTCGAAGCCTTTTTACATATTCTTCATCAACTTCATAAGAAATACCCATTCGAAATTGCCGCTTATTGTCTGATGACAAATCATTATCATTTGCAAATCCGTTCGCAAGAGGTCTCTTTTTCTAAGGTCATGGGACTTATTAATAAGCGCTACGCGAACTACTACAATACCAAGTACCGCTTAACCGGTCATGTGTTTGAAAAGCGTTTCCATGATTCGGTGATTGCAGATAAGGAAGGGATGCTAGAAGTCAGCCGTTATATTCATTCAACCCCTGTTAAAGCCAAAATGGTAAACAAGCCAGAATATTATCCATGGAGTAGCTACCCCTTATACAAAAACACGGTTTCCACCGTTCCTATTTTCATGAACATGGGCAGCCTACTAAACTATTACGAAGGAAGCGAAGAACAGAAGAAAGAAAAATACTGTCATGGGGACAGTCCCCCGGTGCTTTAA
- a CDS encoding nucleotide sugar dehydrogenase: protein MSLYEKIINHEEKISIIGLGYVGMPIAVAFSKKVNVIGFDVNEEKINQYKNGIDPTNEVGNEFIKLTKVDFTSNETRLKEARFHIIAVPTPINSDKTPDLTPVEGASTIVGRNLTKGSIVVYESTVYPGVTEDICVPILEKESGLKCGIDFKVGYSPERINPGDKIHRLENIIKIVSGMDNESLEEISKVYELVIEAGVHKASSIKVAEAAKVVENSQRDINIAFMNELAMVFDRMGIDTKEVVDAMNTKWNALKFYPGLVGGHCIGVDPYYFVYQAEKLGYHSQIILSGRKINDGMGEFIADAIIKKLILTNKVVKKSNVVILGLTFKENCPDTRNSKVSDIIERLREYGIEPTVVDPVAIKNDAKSEYDVDLVELDEVINADCLVFAVAHNEFKNMDLDQIDGMFGSLKNEEKVIMDVKSILNREEIEGRGYSYWRL from the coding sequence ATGTCACTTTATGAAAAAATTATTAACCATGAGGAAAAAATATCTATAATTGGTTTAGGATATGTAGGGATGCCAATAGCTGTTGCATTTTCTAAAAAGGTTAATGTTATTGGATTCGATGTAAATGAGGAAAAAATAAACCAATATAAGAACGGAATTGACCCAACTAACGAAGTGGGAAATGAATTTATTAAACTAACTAAGGTAGATTTTACATCTAATGAAACTAGATTGAAAGAAGCAAGGTTCCATATAATTGCTGTTCCAACCCCTATTAATAGTGATAAGACACCAGATTTAACACCAGTTGAAGGAGCAAGCACGATTGTAGGTAGGAATTTAACAAAAGGTTCAATAGTAGTTTATGAATCAACTGTTTATCCAGGTGTAACAGAGGATATTTGTGTTCCAATACTTGAAAAAGAATCGGGGCTTAAATGTGGAATCGACTTTAAAGTAGGGTATTCTCCGGAGAGAATTAATCCAGGAGATAAAATCCACAGATTAGAGAATATCATAAAAATTGTTTCGGGTATGGATAATGAAAGCTTAGAAGAAATATCTAAAGTATATGAACTTGTTATTGAAGCCGGCGTTCATAAAGCAAGTTCTATTAAAGTGGCTGAGGCAGCAAAAGTTGTTGAAAATAGTCAACGGGATATCAATATTGCATTTATGAATGAGCTTGCTATGGTATTTGACAGAATGGGAATCGATACAAAAGAAGTTGTTGATGCAATGAATACTAAATGGAATGCATTGAAGTTCTATCCCGGACTAGTAGGAGGACATTGTATTGGAGTAGATCCGTATTATTTTGTATATCAAGCAGAAAAGCTAGGTTATCATAGTCAAATAATTCTTTCTGGACGGAAGATTAATGATGGAATGGGAGAATTTATTGCTGATGCTATTATAAAGAAGTTGATCCTTACTAATAAGGTAGTTAAAAAATCAAATGTTGTAATCCTTGGATTAACTTTTAAGGAGAATTGCCCTGATACTAGAAATTCTAAGGTCTCGGATATTATAGAGCGATTAAGAGAATATGGAATTGAACCGACAGTTGTTGATCCTGTTGCTATAAAAAATGATGCCAAAAGTGAATATGATGTAGACCTAGTTGAACTTGACGAGGTTATTAATGCAGACTGCCTTGTTTTTGCAGTAGCACATAATGAATTTAAAAATATGGACTTGGATCAGATTGACGGTATGTTTGGAAGTCTTAAAAATGAAGAAAAGGTTATAATGGATGTTAAAAGTATACTTAATAGAGAGGAAATTGAGGGAAGAGGATATAGTTATTGGAGATTATAA
- a CDS encoding extracellular solute-binding protein has translation MKKILGLSLSAMLAVSALAGCSSDKNESSDSRKQTIRVLSSDDFAGFREDAIKEFNKKYPDIKVELEHVAYDQLHDKELASFNAGGSAAYDVVDVDEIWTSEYAEAGFISPVTERYTEDMKQGIVPASMNIVSYNKEYYGVPMFNDVLFFYYNEDLLKQAGFTNPPQTWDEFTQMSKVLQDKKLVPGNASSWGWSSNEGLVCYFAQFLGSFGGSFFDDKGKPVFNSEAGVKALQYMTDSMNKEKIVDPASINANDRQILDAFKNGKTAFVSGWSFYWGEINADDSKVKGKVKVGLIPAVNGAPHATATGSMYLAITPQSDHEEAAWKFINFLGSKEIQKEQSLAAGSLPIWTDLYSDEELNQNHGALSEMGKQLESTISRPSIEAYNEFSKELQVKLQEALLGKKDAKTALDEAAKTAKELTSSK, from the coding sequence ATGAAGAAAATTTTAGGTTTATCTTTATCAGCAATGCTTGCAGTATCTGCGTTAGCTGGATGTTCTTCAGATAAAAATGAGAGCAGCGACAGCAGAAAACAAACCATTCGTGTTTTATCAAGTGATGATTTCGCTGGGTTTAGAGAGGATGCAATTAAGGAATTTAATAAAAAATATCCAGACATTAAAGTAGAATTAGAACACGTTGCTTACGACCAATTACATGACAAAGAATTGGCTTCATTTAATGCTGGCGGCAGTGCAGCATACGATGTGGTTGACGTCGATGAAATTTGGACATCAGAGTATGCCGAAGCAGGGTTTATTTCCCCAGTGACCGAGCGTTATACAGAGGATATGAAACAAGGTATTGTCCCAGCAAGTATGAATATTGTCTCCTATAACAAAGAGTATTACGGGGTTCCAATGTTCAATGATGTTTTATTCTTCTATTATAATGAAGATTTGTTGAAACAAGCAGGATTCACTAATCCGCCACAAACATGGGATGAATTTACGCAAATGTCAAAGGTTCTTCAAGATAAAAAGCTCGTACCGGGTAATGCAAGCTCATGGGGATGGAGTTCAAATGAAGGTCTTGTCTGTTACTTTGCCCAGTTTTTAGGTTCCTTTGGCGGCAGTTTCTTTGACGATAAAGGAAAACCAGTGTTTAACAGCGAAGCCGGAGTAAAGGCTCTCCAGTATATGACAGATTCTATGAACAAAGAAAAGATTGTTGATCCTGCTTCTATAAACGCTAACGACCGCCAAATTCTTGACGCCTTTAAGAACGGTAAAACAGCATTTGTTTCCGGTTGGTCTTTCTATTGGGGAGAAATCAATGCGGATGATTCTAAGGTAAAAGGAAAAGTCAAGGTAGGTCTCATTCCAGCTGTAAATGGTGCGCCACATGCTACCGCAACTGGTTCCATGTATTTAGCGATTACACCTCAAAGTGACCATGAAGAAGCAGCGTGGAAGTTTATCAATTTCTTAGGAAGCAAAGAAATCCAAAAAGAACAGTCCTTGGCTGCTGGTTCCCTGCCAATTTGGACAGATCTTTATAGCGATGAAGAATTGAATCAAAATCACGGAGCATTGTCAGAGATGGGTAAACAATTGGAATCTACTATTTCACGTCCTTCTATAGAAGCTTACAATGAGTTCTCTAAAGAGTTACAAGTAAAGCTTCAAGAAGCATTACTAGGCAAAAAAGATGCGAAGACCGCTTTGGATGAAGCAGCGAAAACAGCGAAAGAATTAACCAGTTCTAAATAA
- a CDS encoding sugar ABC transporter permease, with translation MKKNRPFYYLFPSFFVILGVIFIPLLYALFISFIDLTKNVRKLDNPDLWNFVGFENYKNVLTSSEFFPSLWKTFYFTITSVGFEFVIGLAIALILNEQFKGRGIVRGLMLIPWAFPTIVNAVLWKWLYDADHGTITGLFAKLGLTEGYANVFASSFSAMNAIIVADVWKNTAFISLILLAALQSLPKSVYEAANVDGANVFRRFFKITLPLLSPAIMVALVMRTMEAFKVFDIIYIMTGGGPAGGTRTLSFLTYESSMMFSKFSYGSSIALMMSVFIMIFALIYIKILYRNVE, from the coding sequence ATGAAGAAAAATAGACCCTTTTATTACTTGTTTCCTAGTTTTTTTGTCATATTGGGCGTTATTTTCATTCCCTTACTTTATGCATTATTCATAAGTTTTATAGATTTAACGAAGAATGTAAGAAAATTAGATAATCCAGATTTATGGAATTTTGTCGGTTTTGAAAACTACAAAAATGTGCTGACTAGCAGTGAGTTTTTCCCATCTTTATGGAAAACTTTCTATTTTACAATAACTTCTGTTGGATTTGAGTTTGTTATTGGTCTTGCCATTGCTCTAATTTTAAATGAACAGTTTAAGGGCAGAGGAATTGTCAGAGGCCTAATGCTTATACCTTGGGCGTTTCCAACCATTGTAAATGCTGTTTTGTGGAAGTGGCTTTATGATGCAGATCATGGTACCATTACAGGCTTATTTGCAAAGCTAGGATTAACTGAAGGCTATGCCAATGTATTTGCCAGTTCTTTTTCAGCTATGAATGCAATTATCGTGGCGGATGTCTGGAAAAACACGGCGTTCATTTCCTTAATCTTGCTTGCTGCTCTACAATCCCTTCCGAAAAGTGTGTACGAGGCGGCAAATGTGGATGGGGCGAATGTTTTTAGAAGATTCTTCAAAATTACCTTGCCGCTTTTAAGCCCGGCTATCATGGTTGCATTGGTGATGCGTACGATGGAAGCCTTTAAGGTGTTTGACATCATTTACATTATGACTGGTGGTGGTCCGGCAGGAGGAACGAGAACTCTATCCTTCTTAACCTATGAATCTTCGATGATGTTTTCGAAATTCAGCTACGGGTCATCCATTGCTTTAATGATGTCTGTCTTTATAATGATTTTCGCTTTGATTTATATTAAAATCCTATATCGAAATGTGGAGTAG
- a CDS encoding NADP-dependent oxidoreductase produces the protein MKAMVIDRYGKVPMRLAEMLTPEIGEYEVLAEIHAASINPVDFKIRDGKVKLLVKYKMPLILGNDFSGVVAKVGAKVTRFKVGDEIYARPRKSKIGTFAEYIAIHEDDFSLKPKNLSFEEAASIPLVGLTSYQALTDNLQLQKGQKILIHAGAGGVGTFAIQLAKLMGATVATTASEAGANLVKSLGADEMINYKTEKFEEILKNYDAVFDTLGGEVLEKSFEVIKSGGKMVSVSGLPNARFGKEYGSGFLKTLLFSAASHKITKLEKMHNVQYTFLFMKPSGEQLRIIANFIETGKIKPIIDRVFPFEDSQKAIEYAESGRAKGKIIVKIR, from the coding sequence ATGAAAGCAATGGTTATTGATAGGTATGGGAAAGTGCCAATGCGTCTGGCAGAAATGCTCACACCGGAAATTGGCGAATATGAGGTACTCGCAGAAATTCATGCAGCTAGTATAAATCCTGTTGATTTTAAGATACGCGACGGGAAAGTGAAATTGTTAGTTAAATATAAAATGCCGCTTATCTTAGGGAATGACTTTTCTGGTGTCGTTGCAAAGGTTGGCGCAAAAGTGACTCGTTTTAAAGTTGGTGACGAAATATATGCACGTCCACGTAAGAGTAAAATCGGTACTTTTGCTGAATATATTGCCATTCATGAAGATGACTTCTCCTTAAAGCCAAAAAATTTAAGCTTTGAAGAAGCGGCATCGATCCCGCTGGTTGGGTTAACCTCCTATCAAGCCCTAACAGACAATTTGCAATTACAAAAGGGACAAAAAATTTTAATTCATGCGGGGGCTGGTGGTGTCGGTACCTTTGCTATCCAATTGGCCAAATTAATGGGTGCCACTGTTGCAACAACTGCCAGTGAAGCTGGTGCGAATTTAGTAAAGTCTCTTGGTGCAGATGAAATGATAAATTACAAGACTGAAAAATTTGAAGAGATACTGAAAAACTATGATGCCGTATTTGATACACTTGGGGGCGAGGTACTCGAAAAATCATTCGAAGTGATAAAAAGCGGAGGAAAAATGGTTTCCGTTTCGGGATTACCGAATGCTCGTTTTGGTAAAGAATATGGTTCCGGATTTTTAAAAACGTTGTTGTTTTCAGCTGCAAGTCATAAAATTACTAAGCTTGAAAAAATGCATAATGTTCAATATACGTTTTTGTTTATGAAGCCAAGTGGAGAGCAATTACGTATAATCGCAAACTTTATTGAGACTGGTAAAATCAAACCTATAATTGATAGAGTTTTTCCTTTTGAAGATTCTCAAAAAGCGATAGAATACGCGGAGTCAGGAAGGGCGAAAGGGAAAATAATAGTAAAAATCAGATAG
- a CDS encoding YifB family Mg chelatase-like AAA ATPase produces MTVKVSSIGLKGLEGYRVQVEVKIKSGTESMVIVGLPDASVKESRERVIAALSHFAVDVTNQKVVVNLSPSEQKKNGPLFDLAMDIAALKEQKVIKTEIPLETAFIWELSLDGMVVTAEGILPAVISAKGLGLKKVYLPYDPEIPIHMLEGIECVVVQHIEEVVRHLEGQESLFTHIPLPHHLPSPHLSESPQKDFCHVIGHEQAKRALEIAAAGEHNLLMSGPPGCGKSLLAETFPSILPPLTTQSQLDVLSLYQLAGEKRSLAQAVPFRHPHHSASSVAIIGGGSSPRPGEISLAHRGVLFLDEIAEFSKKTLDMLRQPLETGQVTISRAHSTVTYPSSFILIAAMNPCPCGYFGANHHYCTCSQKQLQTYRNRLSGPVYDRIDILLSLQSINLDQPAKAVETSEEIRQRLQKARALQYHRYQQEVSNAKVPFEVLHQLSPLTTEHQVMLTKVAAKQNWSNRVQIKIIRLARTISDLAGEERITDTAIWEAMTLRRWGFHQKQQTIARET; encoded by the coding sequence ATGACTGTTAAGGTATCCAGTATTGGTTTAAAAGGTCTGGAAGGCTATCGTGTGCAGGTGGAGGTGAAAATCAAATCTGGGACGGAATCGATGGTGATTGTGGGCCTGCCGGATGCCTCGGTTAAGGAGTCGAGGGAGCGAGTCATAGCGGCACTTAGCCACTTTGCTGTGGATGTGACGAATCAGAAAGTGGTGGTCAATTTATCCCCATCGGAGCAAAAGAAAAACGGTCCGTTGTTTGACTTGGCCATGGACATTGCGGCATTGAAGGAACAGAAAGTGATTAAGACGGAGATTCCATTAGAGACTGCGTTTATTTGGGAGCTTTCACTTGATGGCATGGTTGTAACAGCAGAAGGGATACTGCCAGCGGTCATTTCAGCAAAAGGACTTGGTTTGAAGAAGGTCTATCTTCCTTATGATCCGGAAATACCGATTCATATGCTGGAAGGGATTGAATGTGTAGTGGTTCAACATATAGAGGAGGTTGTTCGTCATTTAGAAGGCCAAGAAAGCTTATTTACTCATATCCCCTTACCCCATCATCTCCCTAGTCCTCATTTATCTGAATCTCCACAAAAGGATTTCTGCCATGTCATCGGTCATGAACAAGCCAAACGTGCACTTGAAATTGCTGCAGCGGGTGAACATAATCTCCTCATGAGCGGCCCGCCAGGCTGCGGAAAAAGCTTGCTCGCAGAAACATTTCCATCTATCTTGCCCCCGTTAACTACTCAGTCTCAGTTGGACGTGTTAAGCCTCTATCAGCTTGCTGGAGAAAAGCGAAGCTTGGCCCAAGCTGTCCCCTTTCGGCATCCGCACCATTCCGCCTCTTCTGTAGCCATTATTGGAGGAGGTTCATCACCCAGACCAGGAGAAATCTCGCTCGCCCATCGAGGGGTACTATTTTTAGATGAAATCGCTGAGTTTTCAAAGAAGACGCTTGATATGCTGCGGCAACCTCTTGAAACAGGCCAAGTAACAATTAGCAGAGCCCATTCGACCGTGACTTATCCCTCCTCGTTTATCCTTATTGCTGCCATGAATCCCTGTCCATGTGGATACTTTGGTGCCAATCATCATTACTGCACCTGTTCACAAAAGCAACTTCAAACCTATCGAAACCGGTTATCAGGCCCTGTGTATGATCGGATTGATATCCTGCTATCCTTACAGTCTATCAACCTAGATCAGCCAGCAAAAGCAGTAGAAACCTCAGAGGAGATCCGCCAACGGCTGCAAAAGGCTAGAGCCCTCCAATATCATCGCTATCAACAAGAGGTCAGTAATGCGAAGGTTCCCTTTGAAGTGCTTCATCAACTAAGTCCGTTAACCACTGAACATCAAGTGATGCTTACGAAGGTAGCAGCGAAGCAGAATTGGAGTAACCGCGTGCAGATCAAAATTATTCGATTGGCACGAACCATCTCGGACCTTGCTGGGGAAGAGAGAATCACGGATACAGCAATTTGGGAAGCGATGACGTTAAGGCGTTGGGGATTTCATCAAAAACAGCAAACAATCGCGAGGGAAACGTAG
- a CDS encoding ROK family transcriptional regulator — protein MSKTGNLDLIKRLNRSLVLETIRNEQPISRAIVAKKLGLSRSTVTLMVNDLLAKKFVIELGLGDSIGGGRKGIELGFNPKSGFGVGVDIGRTKILVVITDLDGEIVYRKGFDSTNSIDGIIQLIKGCIEKSNVDINRILGLGFGLPGIVNSLTGEIIEVPLLNWGQFNFIERIKPFFPFPVFINNDVNCAALGERWLGGKEKIDDMFFIAIGSGVGSAIIAKGNLIEGHGFSAGEINHYIDREDVKKGRAGSRNGVGVFEQQVSGPALSELGYPPSELFSEYKRGNEEVKPIVENFILHLGTAISNAVTLLNPQKVVIGGGVSQSLDVVIEQIRDWVCKLIPIPTEVELACLGSDAGALGAVANVFAKLQDSEIFYD, from the coding sequence ATGAGTAAAACAGGAAATTTGGACCTGATTAAACGGTTAAACAGATCCCTTGTATTAGAAACGATTCGTAACGAGCAGCCTATTAGCCGAGCGATTGTTGCAAAAAAATTAGGTTTAAGTCGATCAACGGTTACATTAATGGTTAATGACCTTCTAGCCAAAAAGTTTGTTATCGAACTTGGGCTTGGAGATTCCATAGGAGGTGGTCGTAAAGGTATTGAGCTCGGTTTCAATCCTAAATCCGGTTTTGGTGTAGGTGTTGATATTGGAAGAACAAAAATATTGGTCGTCATCACAGATTTAGATGGTGAAATCGTCTACAGAAAAGGATTTGATTCCACAAATAGTATCGATGGCATTATCCAACTAATTAAAGGGTGTATAGAGAAATCAAATGTAGATATAAATCGGATATTAGGATTAGGGTTTGGCCTGCCTGGTATCGTTAATAGCCTTACTGGAGAAATTATTGAAGTTCCTTTGTTAAATTGGGGGCAATTTAACTTTATTGAAAGGATTAAACCCTTTTTTCCTTTTCCTGTTTTTATTAATAATGATGTAAATTGCGCAGCGCTGGGTGAACGGTGGCTTGGGGGAAAAGAAAAGATTGATGATATGTTCTTTATTGCCATCGGATCAGGTGTCGGTAGTGCAATTATTGCCAAAGGTAACCTGATTGAGGGACATGGTTTTTCTGCTGGGGAAATAAATCATTATATTGACAGGGAAGATGTAAAAAAAGGTCGGGCTGGATCAAGGAATGGGGTTGGGGTATTCGAACAGCAAGTTTCTGGACCTGCTTTAAGTGAACTTGGCTATCCGCCAAGCGAACTATTTTCGGAATATAAACGGGGAAACGAAGAAGTAAAACCAATTGTGGAAAACTTTATTTTACATCTAGGTACGGCTATTTCAAATGCTGTTACTCTATTAAACCCGCAGAAAGTGGTTATTGGCGGTGGAGTATCTCAATCCTTAGATGTAGTTATTGAACAAATAAGGGATTGGGTTTGTAAATTAATTCCGATTCCGACTGAAGTAGAACTAGCTTGTCTAGGCAGTGATGCTGGTGCTCTGGGAGCCGTAGCTAATGTATTTGCAAAGCTACAGGATTCAGAAATATTTTATGATTAA
- a CDS encoding carbohydrate ABC transporter permease: MKRTRKQQALIYVGVMAVLVFTLAPIFLLIMATFSSGSDLNERTLHLFPAHWTFDNYSQIFSGEASDGSLPPFLTAMKNSLVISLSTTLLSLFIGVFAAYAYARFRFRGQKPLLISILGFRMVPEIVLLIPLYVIFARMEMINQRSTLVLIYTALNLPFVIWMMQGYFRAIPEAIEESALIDGVSRLGILFRFVIPLSIPGVVATAIYVFLLSWDEFMFANIFTSTYDAKTITVAISEFSKRGMVDFGMQITGGFLASIPPILLALFFQKFIINGLSEGSDK; this comes from the coding sequence ATGAAAAGAACAAGAAAACAACAAGCATTAATATACGTCGGTGTCATGGCAGTCTTGGTGTTTACCCTTGCTCCAATATTCCTGTTAATCATGGCCACGTTTTCTTCAGGTTCAGATTTAAATGAACGAACATTGCATTTGTTTCCTGCTCATTGGACATTTGACAACTATTCACAAATTTTCTCTGGGGAAGCAAGTGATGGCAGTTTACCACCATTTTTAACAGCCATGAAAAACAGTTTGGTTATCTCCTTATCTACTACACTTTTATCACTATTTATTGGAGTATTTGCTGCATATGCGTATGCACGGTTTCGCTTTCGCGGTCAAAAGCCATTATTGATTTCCATTTTAGGGTTCCGGATGGTTCCAGAGATTGTCCTTCTTATCCCTTTGTATGTCATTTTCGCGAGAATGGAAATGATTAATCAACGGTCAACATTGGTGTTGATCTATACGGCATTAAATCTGCCTTTTGTGATCTGGATGATGCAAGGATATTTTAGGGCAATTCCTGAGGCGATTGAAGAATCGGCATTAATCGATGGAGTATCTCGATTAGGAATTCTATTTCGTTTCGTCATTCCATTGTCTATTCCGGGGGTCGTTGCTACAGCTATCTATGTGTTCCTCTTATCATGGGATGAATTTATGTTTGCAAATATTTTCACCTCAACGTATGATGCCAAGACCATTACAGTTGCTATCTCGGAATTCTCGAAACGGGGAATGGTAGACTTTGGTATGCAGATTACCGGAGGTTTCTTAGCTTCAATACCACCGATTCTATTAGCATTATTTTTCCAAAAATTTATTATCAACGGCCTATCAGAAGGCTCAGATAAATAA
- the murJ gene encoding murein biosynthesis integral membrane protein MurJ, protein MNLKKSQSILKATVLVSIIVIASKILGFIREAIIASYYGANSETDAFFVAQSMPAMVFPAVCSSFSTAFISLYINKTINNSKRESDQFASKAMVASLGISISLSILAVIIAPDIVPLLVPGFNNDTLSLAIFLTRLVMAAFFLTMVQYMLSAILNSRKLFYASQVSGLLSNILIILITIGLGRNQGIELLTITFLIGNLIQVLVLMYWTKKNQFSLTLKINPFDKDVKNIFVLALPILLGNSIIQLNNIVDKALASKLSEGAVSALSYSGSINSMIISIFITSLSTVLYPTLAEDFSKGKVESFSKSLVNSLLVLTMILLPLSLIVMRNSSNIVTVVFGRGSFNAAAISLTSSALTYYSLSYVFYAIREVIIRGFYAIQDTKTPMLNGALGVFLNIIFSLMFVKYLGISGIALGTTISAIVSAILMLVSLKKKIPSIRTTSLLPSLLKFIFASMGMLLAMTIFSKYFIISNTFVSLVLVSIFGLLTYIIILILLKCEQITFFIKKLKLRA, encoded by the coding sequence ATGAACTTAAAAAAATCACAAAGTATACTAAAGGCTACAGTATTGGTTTCTATAATAGTTATTGCTAGTAAAATCCTGGGATTTATTCGTGAAGCAATAATTGCGTCCTATTATGGAGCAAATTCTGAAACAGATGCCTTTTTTGTTGCTCAAAGTATGCCAGCCATGGTATTCCCTGCTGTTTGCAGTAGTTTTTCAACCGCGTTTATCTCTCTTTATATAAATAAGACTATTAATAATAGCAAAAGAGAAAGTGATCAGTTTGCATCAAAGGCAATGGTAGCTTCACTAGGCATTTCTATTTCTTTAAGTATCCTTGCAGTTATAATTGCACCCGATATTGTTCCCTTATTAGTACCTGGGTTCAATAATGATACACTATCTCTTGCAATTTTCCTTACTAGATTAGTAATGGCTGCCTTTTTTCTTACTATGGTTCAATATATGCTATCTGCAATTCTTAACTCCCGGAAGCTATTTTATGCTTCACAAGTATCTGGACTTTTAAGCAATATATTAATAATTCTTATTACTATAGGACTTGGAAGAAACCAGGGTATTGAGTTATTAACGATAACATTTTTGATAGGGAATTTAATTCAAGTATTGGTCCTTATGTATTGGACAAAAAAAAATCAATTTTCTTTAACACTTAAAATTAATCCCTTTGATAAAGATGTGAAAAATATTTTTGTACTTGCACTTCCTATTTTGTTAGGAAATAGTATTATTCAATTGAACAATATTGTCGATAAAGCACTTGCATCAAAATTATCAGAAGGTGCTGTTTCGGCATTATCATACTCAGGTTCTATTAATAGTATGATTATTAGCATTTTTATTACTTCTCTTTCAACTGTACTATATCCAACATTGGCAGAGGATTTTTCTAAGGGGAAGGTAGAGTCTTTTAGTAAAAGTCTAGTTAATAGTTTACTTGTATTAACTATGATTTTGTTACCATTATCTCTTATTGTAATGAGAAATTCATCCAATATTGTAACAGTTGTTTTTGGAAGAGGAAGTTTTAATGCTGCTGCTATTTCTCTGACATCTAGTGCTTTAACTTATTACTCTTTATCATATGTATTTTATGCAATACGAGAAGTAATTATTCGGGGATTTTATGCAATTCAAGACACTAAGACACCAATGTTGAATGGTGCACTAGGTGTATTTTTAAATATAATTTTTAGCTTAATGTTTGTAAAATATTTAGGTATATCGGGTATTGCATTAGGAACAACCATTTCGGCGATTGTATCTGCAATACTTATGTTGGTAAGTCTTAAGAAAAAGATACCGAGCATAAGAACTACATCATTATTGCCTTCATTACTAAAATTTATTTTTGCTAGCATGGGAATGTTATTAGCGATGACTATTTTTAGCAAGTATTTTATTATTTCAAATACTTTCGTTAGTCTTGTCTTAGTTTCGATTTTTGGTTTGTTAACTTATATTATTATTTTGATTCTGCTAAAGTGTGAACAAATAACCTTTTTTATAAAAAAACTAAAGTTAAGAGCTTAA